Proteins encoded in a region of the Babesia bovis T2Bo chromosome 4 map unlocalized Chr4_2, whole genome shotgun sequence genome:
- a CDS encoding transcription factor Ssl1-like family protein, with product MTQNEATKTFIVEELITEFEQQYDIDEQRDEEIYAQYAWEKDFDKSWEQLVDKDGVLQFVQQKDVSNTDVTSDGTVALSEADSSIQKRGVVRNIVIMFDTSDGMREVDFKPDRLHCAAGAVKGLIQGLFHQGPMTQLAIITMRNKRSTMVSKLGTPPSEHIALLDEKIKEGTDGVPSLQNGLEMAISILTDMPPYTTREILVIFGATKTFDPGNILTTLQKLKDEHVSVSAVSIAPEMYILKHICTETGGSYAVCKDSVHLKSLLNDHTMPPKWRPWMEPVLTKVGFPPLEKANTASLCICHSTLTYKAYICPQCHSKSCAIPTKCKCCRLYLVSPPDISRMFHQLIPPKPFINEFYEGECGACNASIMSANKCPKCFTRYCNICTAYIHDELHQCPFCIAEEKPKEGEIVENNT from the exons ATGACCCAAAACGAAGCGACAAAGACATTTATAGTAGAAGAACTTATCACTGAATTTGAACAACAATATGATATTGATGAACAGAGAGATGAAGAAATATATGCGCAATATGCATGGGAGAAAG ATTTTGATAAATCATGGGAACAACTAGTTGATAAGGACGGTGTCCTACAATTTGTGCAACAAAAGGATGTTTCTAATACTGACGTAACATCTGATGGGACTGTCGCGCTGAGTGAAGCAGATAGCAGTATCCAAAAACGAGGCGTAGTCAG GAATATTGTTATCATGTTCGATACTAGCGATGGTATGAGAGAGGTAGACTTCAAACCAGACAGGTTACACTGCGCTGCCGGAGCAGTCAAA ggGCTGATACAAGGCTTATTTCACCAAGGACCAATGACACAGTTGGCTATTATAACAATGCGTAACAAGCGTTCAACCATGGTCTCTAAGTTGGGAACGCCTCCATCTGAACATATTGCATTACTTGATGAAAAAATCAAAGAAGGTACCGATGGTGTACCGTCACTACAAAACGGACTGGAG ATGGCAATAAGCATCCTAACAGATATGCCACCTTATACTACGCGTGAAATATTAGTAATATTTGGCGCAACGAAAACATTTGACCCAGG CAACATTCTTACAACCCTTCAGAAATTGAAGGATGAACACGTCAGTGTCAGCGCAGTATCTATCGCACCTGAGATGTATATTCTCAAA CACATATGTACCGAGACAGGGGGTTCTTATGCAGTATGTAAAGATTCTGTGCATTTGAAATCTCTGTTAAACGATCACACTATGCCACCAAAATG GCGTCCTTGGATGGAGCCGGTATTGACCAAAGTTGGGTTCCCTCCTTTGGAAAAGGCGAATACGGCATCATTATGCATTTGTCATTCAACTTTAACTTACAAGGCATATATATGTCCACAATGTCATAGCAAGTCTTGTGCGATACCAACAAAGTGTAAG TGTTGCCGTCTGTATCTGGTTTCACCGCCGGATATATCTAGGATGTTTCATCAACTCATACCGCCAAAGCCTTTTATTAAT GAATTTTACGAAGGAGAATGTGGCGCCTGCAATGCAAGCATAATGTCTGCAAATAAATGCCCAAAATGTTTTACCcgatattgcaatatttgTACGGCTTATATACATGATGAACTACATCAGTGCCCATTTTGCATCGCTGAGGAGAAGCCAAAAGAAGGTGAAATTGTAGAAAACAATACATGA
- a CDS encoding uncharacterized protein (Region in Clathrin and VPS family protein), which produces MAGAPVKINTLLRLNSLGFKDGCFRFGALTLGGDRFVCIRESDESSHSVSIIDLYNGNEVSRRPIKAESTIMNPHKPIIALKASIQNGHFIQVFHLETKEKIGTHQFTESVVFWNWISPTKLGIVTDNSVYHWNIGSEEPVLIFNRSGKLAEPSTKLVDYASDAENKWCILTGVYSTDQGATVEGAIQLYSTERRQQQLLEGYAGTFGKLRISTESPDATGLLVFCEHKRGGQTSKLHCMDVYSQRTEGSPVPLKVSKDIEGLHSNTGDFPRFVHILDSCGFVCIITKCGFAYYHDVATATPLYSCKISDSPIFAAAAKYVDGKVAGSIAVNQSGDIIEILIDENRILSTLKCPEEVRISLATRFGYPGSESLMMRSFEEYFSRREYKQAALLVATLKNGALRTNETMERFLNAPVLAGETSPALHYFSVMLEHGKLTYQESLGLVRRVVAQGRKELVKKWLDEGKLTESEELGDLLRTMDPLLAFKMFVSLCCHMKAILCLLDAGHATKVVPYIRKIASSNVTHTTGSTGDKVAQVDGLPSMNVVVEHMLSTQPTDIISFINDLISGLGPDEPLCDVGSVAEILIKHNKLQELTKILLEYLKPNRVEHAALQTRLLEVNLQQQPRVADMILQLNVLTHFDRAYIARLCEDAGMFDMAIQHYNSFFDVKRLIIKAGGNMNRAVLEKSMKNMSPENALEVLREMLDSAEISNDHVVSCALTMHNHIGTMQVVQLFERSASSDVLFSFLRALPVISQGSAAESTEQNATIVYTFIKCCIDRNEMEDLERICKESNVYDGVRVKDLLKQSALPNPKSLLIVCHKLGELAELTEYLYRNGMEKAIEVYVNTINPGGVATVVSTLFDLSASEHVIHSILENLHDPNGMKALIQIADERHQLLMLRDWLEKRVEEGHKETEIHTALAKIRVSSQKDAEQFLSTNKIYDRSIIGRFCEDRDPMLAYLVYSEAQLDSDVLRLCIGNGFYKMLAAYALKRSSPSLWHDIFSETSGLDDDNRKHVCEELVILAPDSSNASEISCALKALLDAGMNEEVIALLEQLLLKQTQFSSSSNLQNLLLATAVKTNPSKLEEYLSKLDNYDVAALSKLSDSLGQSRSSFAILKSAGRSLDALEALLSTTDADVLEEAHEYVQSLDKSELWFRLGRAYLGEKKVAQAIDAYVRSGDLSDHQRIKHACSNEPELFLQWLSNGRALKKSRDLDTDYLLCLADRGDIDKFKEVLNGQHSADVGYVGSKLMESRKYREAVLIYSSIPNFAKLALCHLHLGEFYQAADAALNSRNPQVLRQVVEECVGKNQLGTAHKVAIELLTYPDFLPGIVTLYETTGNTNELIKLLEKSAPSVAVSTELAIAIAKYKPEELMNHFKTNFTTEELLVCINTARVARECCNLWLWQEAVYLYSLDTPDTALISMIAHYGLAWDEKLFFETAATANNPEALYKAIHFCIQCKPLLLSRLLACAKGRVDAVRVVKILRNAGCLGLARNYLEQVADKTSGAVNDALFEIYVEEEECELLERSLEKLTTFDQAKLCAMLQEHRLPKMRSIAAQLYIQSRDFGKAAVIYRRNGDYVDAIMGVQTSRSESLAMDMVRYFVDQGLLEEFLVCLIVNYSLLDPADVLEYAWLHKVDMDILVPFLSHTIRTVSKAVSRPAAVQRPPPPPQLSLPFH; this is translated from the exons ATGGCGGGAGCTCCTGTGAAGATAAATACTTTGCTTCGG CTCAATAGCCTTGGCTTCAAGGATGGTTGTTTTCGCTTTGGGGCACTTACTCTTGGTGGCGATAGGTTTGTGTGTATACGGGAGTCTGATGAGTCATCTCATTCCGTTTCTATCATAGACTTATACAATGGTAATGAGGTATCTCGCAGGCCTATAAAGGCCGAATCCACTATTATGAACCCTCACAAGCCCATTATCGCACTTAAGGCATCGATTCAAAATGGACACTTTATCCAGGTTTTCCATCTAGAGACCAAGGAGAAGATAGGGACACACCAATTCACAGAATCGGTAGTATTTTGGAATTGGATTTCTCCTACAAAACTTGGTATCGTTACGGATAATTCAGTTTACCACTGGAATATCGGTTCGGAAGAACCAGTGTTAATTTTCAATCGTTCAGGAAAGCTAGCTGAACCTTCTACAAAACTTGTCGATTATGCATCTGATGCTGAAAACAAATGGTGTATATTAACTGGTGTATACTCTACTGATCAAGGAGCTACTGTAGAAGGTGCAATTCAATTGTACTCAACAGAGCGAAGGCAACAGCAGCTACTGGAAGGGTACGCTGGAACGTTTGGAAAGCTGCGCATTTCTACTGAATCACCAGATGCTACGGGACTTTTGGTATTTTGCGAGCACAAACGCGGTGGACAAACGTCGAAGCTCCACTGCATGGATGTTTACAGCCAAAGAACTGAGGGGTCTCCGGTGCCGCTGAAGGTGTCCAAGGACATTGAAGGATTGCATTCAAATACTGGCGATTTCCCTAGATTCGTCCACATATTAGATTCATGTGGGTTTGTTTGCATAATAACTAAATGCGGCTTCGCTTATTATCATGATGTGGCAACTGCAACACCACTTTACAG TTGTAAGATAAGCGATTCACCAATTTTTGCTGCCGCAGCCAAGTATGTAGACGGTAAGGTAGCTGGTAGCATAGCGGTGAATCAATCCGGGGATATTATTGAGATACTCATAGATGAAAATCGCATTCTTTCAACTCTAAAATGTCCTGAAGAAGTACGTATAAGTCTTGCTACGCGTTTTGGTTATCCTGGTTCTGAGAGTTTGATGATGCGTTCTTTTGAGGAGTACTTCTCGAGAAGGGAGTACAAACAAGCAGCGTTATTGGTTGCCACCCTTAAGAATGGCGCATTACGAACTAATGAAACTATGGAGCGTTTTTTGAATGCTCCAGTATTGGCCGGGGAAACATCACCCGCTTTACATTATTTCTCGGTAATGTTGGAGCATGGGAAGCTAACATATCAGGAATCGCTTGGTCTTGTACGCCGTGTAGTTGCACAGGGACGTAAGGAACTTGTGAAAAAGTGGCTAGACGAAGGAAAGCTAACAGAGTCAGAGGAATTAGGTGACTTACTACGTACTATGGATCCGTTGTTAGCTTTTAAGATGTTTGTTTCCCTATGTTGTCATATGAAGGCCATTTTGTGTCTTTTGGATGCAGGCCATGCTACTAAAGTGGTTCCGTACATACGTAAAATTGCGTCGTCGAATGTCACACATACAACGGGCTCCACAGGGGATAAGGTAGCTCAAGTTGATGGATTGCCTTCAATGAATGTTGTTGTTGAACATATGTTGTCAACTCAACCTACCGATATAATATCGTTTATTAACGATTTGATATCAGGTTTAGGGCCTGACGAGCCCTTATGCGATGTTGGGAGCGTCGCTGAGATCCTTATTAAGCACAACAAACTTCAAGAATTAACCAAGATCTTACTTGAATACTTGAAACCCAACCGCGTTGAGCACGCTGCGCTACAAACACGTCTGTTAGAGGTGAATCTCCAGCAGCAACCCCGTGTAGCTGATATGATACTACAATTGAACGTGCTAACCCATTTTGACCGAGCGTATATTGCTCGCCTTTGTGAAGATGCGGGAATGTTTGATATGGCTATACAACACTATAACTCATTTTTTGACGTTAAACGTCTCATAATTAAGGCTGGTGGTAATATGAATCGCGCTGTTCTTGAGAAGAGTATGAAGAATATGTCTCCGGAAAATGCTCTGGAGGTTTTACGCGAGATGTTAGATTCTGCAGAAATAAGCAACGATCATGTTGTATCTTGTGCTTTGACAATGCATAATCACATTGGAACTATGCAGGTGGTCCAATTGTTCGAGAGATCAGCATCGTCCGATGTTCTATTCTCATTCCTAAGGGCGTTGCCGGTGATATCACAGGGATCTGCCGCCGAGAGCACCGAGCAAAATGCAaccattgtatatacattcatTAAATGTTGTATTGATCGCAACGAGATGGAGGATTTGGAACGTATTTGCAAAGAGTCAAATGTTTATGATGGCGTGCGTGTCAAGGATTTACTGAAGCAATCGGCTCTTCCAAATCCAAAGAGCTTACTCATAGTTTGTCACAAGCTAGGCGAATTGGCAGAGCTCACAGAATATCTATACCGCAATGGTATGGAAAAGGCTATAGAGGTTTATGTAAACACAATAAACCCTGGAGGTGTAGCTACTGTTGTGTCAACCTTGTTTGATTTATCGGCATCGGAGCACGTGATACATTCAATTTTGGAGAACCTTCACGATCCAAACGGTATGAAAGCTTTGATTCAGATAGCTGATGAACGTCATCAGCTTCTTATGCTTCGTGATTGGTTAGAAAAACGTGTAGAGGAAGGTCACAAAGAAACGGAGATCCATACTGCATTAGCTAAGATTCGAGTATCATCGCAAAAGGATGCGGAGCAGTTTCTTTCCACAAATAAGATTTACGACCGATCCATTATTGGACGTTTTTGTGAGGATAGAGACCCTATGCTAGCATATTTGGTATATTCCGAGGCACAGCTTGACAGCGATGTATTGCGGCTATGCATAGGCAATGGGTTTTATAAAATGCTGGCTGCATATGCTTTGAAACGATCATCACCTAGTTTATGGCATGATATATTTTCTGAGACCTCTGGTTTGGATGACGATAACAGAAAACACGTTTGCGAAGAGTTGGTCATTTTGGCGCCTGACTCTTCCAATGCATCTGAAATTTCATGTGCGCTGAAGGCTCTGTTAGATGCTGGTATGAACGAAGAAGTCATTGCACTCTTGGAGCAGCTTTTACTCAAACAGACCCAGTTTTCATCAAGCAGCAATTTGCAAAATTTGCTTTTAGCTACAGCTGTTAAAACGAATCCCTCAAAGTTAGAGGAGTATCTCTCAAAACTGGACAACTACGATGTTGCGGCATTATCTAAATTATCTGACAGCTTGGGTCAATCACGAAGTTCGTTTGCAATTTTAAAGAGTGCTGGTCGTTCTCTGGATGCTTTAGAAGCTTTGCTAAGCACTACGGACGCCGACGTATTGGAAGAAGCTCATGAATATGTACAGTCTCTAGACAAGTCTGAGTTATGGTTCCGCCTGGGTCGGGCATATTTGGGAGAGAAGAAGGTGGCGCAGGCTATTGATGCTTACGTTCGCAGTGGTGACTTGAGTGACCACCAACGCATCAAACATGCGTGTTCCAACGAGCCAGAGCTGTTCCTACAATGGCTGAGCAATGGGAGAGCACTGAAGAAAAGCCGTGACCTCGATACGGATTACTTGTTATGTCTGGCTGACAGGGGTGACATTGACAAATTCAAGGAAGTTCTTAACGGCCAGCATTCAGCAGATGTGGGATATGTAGGCAGCAAGTTGATGGAATCGCGCAAGTACCGTGAAGCTGTACTCATTTATTCTTCTATACCAAATTTTGCCAAGCTAGCTCTGTGCCATCTACATTTAGGCGAGTTCTACCAAGCAGCAGATGCTGCTCTCAACTCCCGTAACCCGCAGGTTCTCAGACAGGTGGTCGAGGAGTGTGTTGGTAAGAATCAATTAGGAACCGCTCACAAGGTGGCTATCGAATTATTAACGTACCCTGATTTCTTGCCTGGTATTGTCACACTGTACGAAACTACTGGAAATACAAACGAATTGATCAAGCTATTGGAAAAATCAGCTCCTTCCGTTGCAGTATCAACTGAGTTGGCAATTGCCATTGCAAAATACAAGCCCGAGGAGTTAATGAATCATTTCAAGACTAATTTTACGACTGAAGAACTTCTCGTTTGTATAAATACGGCACGCGTTGCACGTGAATGTTGTAACCTTTGGTTGTGGCAGGAAGCTGTTTACCTCTACAGTTTGGACACACCTGATACCGCTTTAATTTCCATGATTGCGCACTACGGTCTGGCGTGGGATGAAAAACTATTTTTTGAAACTGCGGCAACAGCTAACAATCCGGAAGCTTTATATAAGGCAATTCATTTCTGTATACAATGCAAACCCCTTTTACTATCAAGGTTGCTGGCTTGTGCTAAAGGGCGAGTTGATGCTGTTCGCGTGGTTAAGATTTTGAGGAATGCTGGATGTCTCGGATTAGCACGTAATTACCTGGAACAAGTCGCTGATAAAACATCCGGAGCAGTGAACGATGCACTGTTTGAAATATACGTGGAGGAGGAAGAGTGTGAACTTTTGGAGCGAAGTTTAGAAAAACTTACTACTTTTGACCAAGCAAAGTTATGTGCAATGCTGCAGGAGCATCGTCTTCCGAAGATGAGGAGCATCGCAGCTCAGTTGTACATTCAGTCTCGTGACTTTGGCAAGGCTGCAGTCATTTATCGTAGAAATGGCGATTATGTTGATGCTATAATGGGTGTTCAGACATCTCGTAGCGAATCTCTTGCGATGGATATGGTTCGTTATTTCGTCGATCAGGGATTACTCGAAGAATTTTTAGTTTGTTTGATTGTAAACTATTCTTTACTCGATCCAGCAGATGTCTTAGAGTATGCCTGGCTGCACAAAGTTGATATGGACATTCTTGTTCCTTTCTTGTCTCATACTATACGTACCGTATCTAAGGCTGTGTCTAGGCCTGCTGCAGTTCAGCGTCCACCACCTCCTCCGCAGCTATCTTTGCCTTTTCATTGA